One window of the Populus trichocarpa isolate Nisqually-1 chromosome 9, P.trichocarpa_v4.1, whole genome shotgun sequence genome contains the following:
- the LOC7491105 gene encoding histone deacetylase 8, with product MAAACSNKIIVVFWHEGMLNHETGKGVFDSGTDPGFLDVLEKHPENSDRIKNMVSILQKGPISPYISWQHGRPAQVPELLSFHAPEYIDELVEAGKQGGKMICAGTFLNPGSWDAALLAAGTTLSAMKHILDGHGKLAYALVRPPGHHAQPKQADGYCFLNNAGLAVQLALDSGCKKVTVIDIDVHYGNGTAEGFYRTDKVLTVSLHMNHGSWGPSHPQNGSVGELGEGEGFGYNLNIPLPNGTGDRGYGYAMKELVVPAVHKFEPDMIVFVVGQDSSAFDPNGRQCLTMDGYREIGRIVHSLANKHSGGKILIVQEGGYHITYSAYCLHAILEGVLDLPQPLLCDPIAYYPEDEAFAVKFVEATRNYHKEMVPFLKGT from the exons ATGGCTGCTGCTTGCTCAAACAAGATCATAGTCGTGTTCTGGCACGAGGGCATGCTAAACCATGAAACTGGAAAGGGAGTTTTTGACTCAGGAACTGATCCTGGGTTCCTAGACGTGTTAGAGAAGCACCCAGAGAACTCAGACAGGATCAAGAACATGGTTTCTATACTTCAGAAAGGTCCCATCTCTCCATACATTTCTTGGCAACATGGCAGACCTGCTCAAGTCCCTGAATTGCTCTCTTTTCACGCCCCAG AGTACATAGATGAACTAGTTGAAGCAGGTAAACAAGGAGGGAAGATGATTTGTGCCGGAACTTTCTTAAATCCTGGCTCATGGGATGCTGCACTTCTTGCTGCTGGCACTACACTATCAGCAATGAAGCATATTCTTGACGGGCATGGAAAGCTTGCTTATGCATTGGTTAGGCCGCCTGGTCACCATGCTCAACCTAAACAAGCAGATGGGTATTGCTTCCTTAACAATGCTGGTCTTGCGGTTCAATTGGCCTTAGATTCAGGGTGCAAAAAAGTTACGGTTATTGACATTGATGTTCATTATGGAAATGGAACAGCGGAGGGATTCTATCGGACAGATAAAGTACTTACCGTATCCCTTCATATGAACCATGGTTCATGGGGTCCATCTCACCCACAGAATGGATCTGTTGGTGAGCTAGGTGAAGGAGAGGGTTTTGGCTACAATTTGAACATACCTCTTCCTAATGGGACAGGCGATAGGGGATATGGGTATGCCATGAAGGAGTTAGTTGTCCCAGCTGTTCACAAATTTGAACCTGATATGATAGTTTTTGTTGTTGGCCAAGATTCAAGTGCT TTTGATCCAAATGGAAGGCAATGCTTGACAATGGATGGCTATAGAGAGATTGGACGGATAGTTCATAGTCTGGCAAATAAACACAGTGGTGGGAAGATTCTTATCGTCCAAGAAGGAGGATACCACATCACGTACTCAGCTTACTGTCTTCATGCAATACTTGAAGGTGTGCTTGACCTTCCCCAGCCTCTGTTATGTGATCCCATTGCATATTACCCAGAGGATGAGGCTTTTGCTGTGAAATTTGTTGAAGCCACCAGAAATTACCATAAAGAAATGGTTCCGTTTTTGAAAGGAACATGA
- the LOC7489304 gene encoding RINT1-like protein MAG2L, whose product MDSPPPPTPPPLQQLPFQVLPRRSELSSQNIQFLDQNLVTHQDLLVRAPLLLSDLTKERSNFDAHLLNLRRKLTELAVSWISRSFSAKSSLSKVNFMLENLSLQTSQYGIGSWKVGKVLVEEIPKLAKQVQRIENILKYIDTALQLEALVGDLEDGVFCVGGLHARNLFSEKRQTSLKSMDFGPKLERILEAIKTMNNIEEVLVNIKKFQAQWHRLLESVDARVDKILVVVRPQVLADHRALLSSLGWPPKLLTPKIDSGDIAGLSYPLVLMQGDKSKCYSQTFLALCSLQHLQRRREDRQHNIIEQRECGIGLWAIDELVSPIASRMEYHFSKWAEQPELIFALVYKITKDFIVGVDDVLQPLIDKARLRSCSAKEAWVSAMVQMLSGFLAKSVFSVHAERYKDKQVRSEVSTSWLHLIDHIVSFDKRMQSLLSSETPFFLEEPKRFEGLSRGLSVLTIFCDRPEWLKIWSTIELKDAWKKIKPVLKDERAWIIDKEECDVVVGTESKHFVLSSRGDHKAPIVAESALKIAWEMIERCQTLPSLQHRIRFIRSTAARFFWYFLNGLVLRCKNTDFSLENMDASLIKVCGSINAARYIESKLQEWSDDVNFLEMRIAEKDFDIDGNNEVLGDSCFFGEEIKSLEELMTNWLMEIITALLHHFETLSWEYLQNGRFFVQERYVNLNRVPAVTDLAVSFGIVQALDALKSQLHLGKTGLNPKDFLDLWRSVADALDQFVSRSIFTSGIRFSNEGINQFDSDMQALFHVFQPFCSRPEAFFPSIREILKLLKMSKEEAKLLLVALSKNKNGTKCLHSLGISHLSFDQVDKVLSNRRCRSWS is encoded by the exons ATggattctcctcctcctcctacgCCACCACCACTACAACAGCTACCGTTTCAAGTTCTGCCCAGAAGAAGTGAGCTCTCTTCACAGAACATACAGTTTCTTGATCAAAATTTAGTAACCCATCAAGATCTACTCGTCAGGGCTCCTCTCCTCTTATCTGATTTAACAAAAGAACGCTCCAATTTCGATGCCCATCTTTTGAACTTACGGAGAAAACTCACCGAACTGGCTGTTTCGTGGATTTCTCGCTCGTTTAGTGCTAAATCATCACTTTCCAAAGTCAATTTCATGTTGGAAAATCTGAGTCTCCAAACCTCTCAAT ATGGGATTGGTTCATGGAAAGTAGGGAAGGTTCTGGTTGAGGAGATCCCAAAACTTGCTAAACAGGTTCAAAGAATTGAAAATATACTGAAATATATTG ATACTGCCTTGCAGTTGGAAGCTCTGGTTGGAGATCTTGAAGATGGGGTTTTCTGTGTCGGTGGTCTCCATGCTCGGAATTTGTTTTCAGAAAAGCGCCAAACTTCTTTGAAGTCAATG GACTTTGGACCAAAGCTAGAAAGGATACTTGAAGCCATAAAAACGATGAACAACATTGAGGAAGTATTGGTTAACATTAAGAAATTTCAAGCTCAGTGGCATCGTCTTTTGGAATCTGTTGATGCTAGAgttgataaaattttagttgTTGTTCGGCCACAAGTTCTTGCTGATCACCGGGCTCTTCTTTCTTCCCTAGGCTGGCCGCCCAAACTTCTAACACCAAAAATAGACAGTGGGGATATTGCTGGCCTTTCGTATCCACTGGTTTTAATGCAAGGAGACAAAAGTAAATGTTATTCTCAAACATTTTTAGCTCTTTGTTCTTTGCAGCATCTGCAGAGACGAAGGGAAGATCGACAGCATAACATTATCGAACAAAGGGAGTGTGGCATAGGGCTTTGGGCCATTGATGAACTAGTTTCTCCCATTGCATCACGAATGGAATACCACTTCTCTAAATGGGCTGAGCAGCCTGAACTTATTTTTGCTCTTGTCTATAAGATTACAAAAGACTTTATTGTAGGAGTAGATGATGTTTTGCAGCCTTTGATTGACAAAGCAAGGTTGAGGAGCTGCAGTGCTAAAGAAGCGTGGGTTTCTGCAATGGTCCAGATGCTTTCCGGGTTTCTAGCAAAAAGCGTTTTTTCTGTTCATGCTGAAAGATACAAGGATAAACAAGTTAGATCAGAAGTAAGTACATCATGGCTTCATTTGATAGACCATATTGTTTCTTTTGATAAACGGATGCAATCACTTTTAAGCTCAGAAACTCCTTTCTTCTTAGAGGAGCCTAAAAGGTTTGAAGGGCTCTCCAGAGGCCTGTCAGTGTTAACAATATTTTGTGATAGGCCAGAGTGGCTCAAGATTTGGTCTACAATAGAGCTGAAGGATgcatggaagaaaataaaacctgTACTGAAAGATGAAAGAGCTTGGATAATTGATAAGGAGGAATGTGATGTTGTAGTTGGTACAGAATCTAAACATTTTGTACTCTCTTCTAGAGGAGACCATAAAGCTCCAATAGTAGCAGAATCAGCCCTGAAAATAGCCTGGGAGATGATTGAACGATGCCAAACTTTGCCTTCTCTTCAACACCGTATTCGCTTTATCAGATCAACTGCAGCGAGATTCTTTTGGTATTTTCTTAATGGATTGGTCTTGCGGTGCAAGAATACTGacttttctcttgaaaatatgGATGCCTCCTTAATCAAGGTATGTGGATCAATCAATGCTGCTAGATATATTGAATCTAAACTGCAAGAGTGGAGTGATGATGTTAACTTTTTAGAGATGAGAATTGCTGAAAAGGATTTTGACATTGATGGAAATAATGAGGTTTTGGGTGATAGTTGCTTCTTTGGGGAAGAAATCAAAAGTTTGGAAGAGCTTATGACTAACTGGCTCATGGAGATAATCACTGCTCTTCTTCATCATTTTGAAACCCTTTCCTGGGAATATCTGCAAAATGGGAGATTTTTTGTGCAAGAGAGATATGTGAATTTAAATAGAGTTCCAGCAGTCACCGATTTAGCAGTATCATTTGGCATTGTACAAGCATTGGATGCTCTGAAAAGTCAGCTTCATCTTGGTAAGACGGGTCTCAACCCGAAAGACTTCTTGGATTTATGGAGAAGTGTTGCTGATGCGCTTGATCAATTTGTTTCTCGCAGCATTTTCACAAGTGGTATTCGATTTTCTAATGAAGGGATCAATCAGTTTGATTCTGATATGCAAGCATTGTTCCATGTTTTTCAACCATTTTGTTCTCGCCCTGAAGCTTTTTTCCCTAGTATTAGAGAAATTCTTAAGCTGTTAAAAATGAGTAAGGAAGAAGCAAAACTTTTGCTAGTAGCTttgtccaaaaataaaaatgggacAAAATGCTTGCATTCTCTAGGAATTTCACACTTATCTTTTGATCAAGTTGACAAAGTTTTGAGTAATAGAAGGTGTAGATCTTGGTCTTGA
- the LOC7489305 gene encoding receptor protein kinase TMK1, which translates to MGGESMKLCNIVCFLLGFVTLCYSFTDPNDLKILLDFQNGLENPELLKWPAKGNDPCGPPSWPHVFCSDGRVTQIQVQNMGLKGPLPQNFNQLSKLYNIGLQRNNFNGKLPTFKGLSELVYAFLNGNNFDTIPSDFFEGLSSIAVLALDGNSLNESTGWSLPSELASSVQLTNFSVSSCNLAGPLPDFLGSMPSLSNLELSYNRLSGEIPASFGQSLMSILLLNNQEGGGMSGSIDVIANMTSLSQLWLHGNSFSGTIPEKIGDLSLLRDLNLNGNKLVGYIPQSLADMQLENLDLNNNQLMGPVPVFKAGKVSYDSNPLCQSKPGVECAPEVYALLDFLSGVNYPSNIAPQWSGNDPCHGPWLGLNCDSNSKVSVINLPRRNLTGTLNPSIAKLDSLVQIGLGGNDIEGTIPSNLTNLKSLRLFDVSENNLGPPLPKFRNSVKLVVDGNPLLVGGNQSQQSPSPASSLPPVSFTPPENSPPENSPPGSAQPSPFTMPSSPPSPTSSSHANRSTSTKVPAQTKRNFERTKLVIVGGILAGSLLAVVLIALCLYSCFKKKKETSNPPCSIVVHPRDPSDSENFVKIAVSDNITGSLSTQTGTSSVSNTSSLTENSRAIEAGNVIISVQVLRKVTDNFAQKNQLGSGGFGTVYKGELEDGTKIAVKRMEAGVVSGKAVDEFQAEIAVLSKVRHRHLVSLLGYSIEGNERLLVYEYLSEGALSMHLFHWKKLNLEPLSWTRRLSIALDVARGMEYLHSLARQTFIHRDLKSSNILLGDDFRAKVSDFGLVKLAPDGEKSVVTRLAGTFGYLAPEYAVMGKITTKADVFSYGVVLMELLTGLTALDEERSEESRYLAEWFWKIKSSKEKLMAAIDPTLNASEEIFESIYTIAELAGHCTLREPNHRPDMGHAVNVLAPLVEKWKPINDESEDFSGIDYSLPLPEMLKVWQDGESTGRSYTSLNDSKSSIPARPAGFAESFTSADGR; encoded by the exons ATGGGAGGTGAAAGTATGAAGCTTTGCAACATTGTATGTTTTTTGTTGGGTTTCGTTACTTTGTGTTATAGTTTTACGGATCCCAATGACCTTAAGATCTTGTTAGATTTCCAGAATGGGTTGGAAAATCCAGAGCTTCTCAAATGGCCAGCCAAGGGTAACGATCCTTGTGGCCCTCCTTCATGGCCTCATGTTTTCTGTTCGGATGGCAGAGTCACACAAATTCAGGTCCAAAATATGGGTCTTAAAGGACCCCTCCCTCAAAATTTCAACCAGCTCTCAAAACTTTACAATATAGGGCTTCAAAGAAACAACTTCAATGGAAAACTACCCACCTTTAAAGGACTGTCTGAACTGGTATATGCTTTCTTGAATGGCAATAATTTTGACACTATCCCATCTGATTTCTTTGAGGGACTTAGTAGCATAGCGGTTTTGGCCTTGGATGGCAATAGTTTGAATGAGAGTACAGGATGGTCTCTGCCCAGTGAATTGGCAAGTTCTGTTCAGTTGACGAATTTTTCAGTGTCTTCATGCAATTTGGCTGGTCCATTGCCTGATTTTCTAGGCAGCATGCCATCTCTTAGTAATCTAGAACTTTCTTACAACAGATTGTCTGGTGAAATTCCTGCAAGTTTTGGGCAATCTTTGATGTCAATTTTGCTTCTGAATAATCAAGAAGGAGGGGGCATGAGTGGTTCAATTGATGTTATCGCAAACATGACATCATTGTCACAATTATGGCTTCATGGGAATTCTTTCTCTGGAACAATACCTGAGAAAATTGGAGATTTGTCTTTGTTGAGAGATCTTAATCTCAACGGAAACAAACTTGTCGGTTATATTCCTCAGAGCTTGGCAGATATGCAGCTGGAGAATTTGGACTTGAACAATAATCAGCTAATGGGTCCAGTGCCAGTGTTCAAGGCTGGTAAGGTTTCTTATGACTCCAATCCTCTTTGTCAATCTAAACCTGGAGTTGAATGCGCCCCAGAAGTTTATGCACTTTTGGATTTTCTTAGTGGAGTGAATTATCCTTCAAATATTGCTCCTCAGTGGTCTGGTAATGATCCATGTCATGGGCCATGGTTGGGATTGAATTGTGATTCTAATTCAAAGGTTTCTGTTATAAATCTGCCTAGACGTAATCTTACTGGCACCCTTAATCCTTCAATTGCAAAATTAGATTCACTGGTTCAAATTGGACTTGGAGGAAACGATATAGAGGGCACAATTCCCAGCAATTTGACAAACTTAAAGTCTTTGAGATTGTTCGATGTCAGTGAAAACAATCTAGGTCCTCCTTTGCCCAAGTTTCGGAATAGCGTGAAGCTTGTTGTTGATGGAAATCCTCTTCTGGTTGGTGGGAATCAGAGTCAGCAATCCCCCTCCCCTGCTAGCAGCCTACCTCCTGTGAGTTTCACTCCACCAGAGAATTCTCCACCAGAGAATTCTCCACCAGGCAGTGCACAGCCTTCACCATTCACTATGCCTTCTAGTCCGCCTTCTCCAACTTCAAGCTCACACGCTAATCGGTCTACTTCTACAAAAGTTCCAGCCCAAACTAAAAGAAACTTTGAAAGAACCAAACTAGTAATTGTGGGTGGAATTTTAGCCGGTTCATTGCTGGCTGTTGTGTTGATTGCTTTGTGTCTATATTCTTgctttaagaagaaaaaagaaacttcaAATCCTCCTTGTTCCATTGTGGTTCACCCTAGAGATCCATCTGATTCAGAAAATTTTGTCAAGATTGCAGTTTCCGACAACATCACTGGAAGCTTGTCCACTCAAACTGGAACTAGTTCTGTCAGTAATACAAGTAGTCTGACTGAAAATTCCCGTGCAATTGAGGCTGGAAATGTTATTATATCTGTCCAAGTTCTTCGCAAGGTGACAGATAATTTTGCCCAAAAAAATCAGCTTGGCTCTGGTGGATTTGGAACTGTCTACAAGGGTGAATTGGAAGATGGGACAAAAATAGCTGTTAAGAGAATGGAGGCCGGAGTGGTGAGTGGTAAAGCTGTGGATGAATTTCAGGCTGAGATTGCTGTTCTTTCTAAAGTCCGGCATCGGCATCTGGTTTCTCTTCTTGGTTATTCTATCGAAGGCAATGAAAGACTTCTTGTCTACGAGTATTTGTCAGAAGGTGCTTTAAGCATGCATCTTTTccattggaagaaattaaacttgGAGCCTCTATCTTGGACAAGAAGGTTGAGTATTGCATTGGATGTGGCCCGGGGGATGGAATATCTTCACAGTCTGGCTCGACAAACATTTATTCACCGAGATCTCAAATCTTCCAACATTCTTCTAGGTGATGATTTCCGTGCCAAGGTTTCTGATTTCGGGTTGGTGAAACTTGCTCCAGACGGAGAGAAATCTGTTGTGACGAGACTTGCTGGAACCTTTGGCTACCTTGCACCTGAATATGCTG TTATGGGGAAGATAACAACCAAAGCTGATGTGTTCAGCTATGGAGTGGTGTTAATGGAACTTTTGACCGGGTTAACAGCCCTTGATGAGGAGCGCTCTGAGGAAAGCCGATACTTGGCTGAGTGGttttggaaaatcaaatcaagcaAAGAGAAGCTTATGGCTGCCATTGACCCTACTCTTAATGCCAGTGAAGAGATTTTTGAGAGCATCTACACCATAGCTGAATTGGCTGGGCATTGCACTTTGAGGGAACCAAACCACCGACCTGATATGGGTCATGCAGTGAATGTGTTGGCGCCACTTGTTGAGAAATGGAAACCAATTAACGACGAATCCGAGGACTTTTCTGGCATCGACTACAGCCTTCCACTTCCAGAGATGTTAAAAGTTTGGCAGGATGGAGAAAGCACTGGGCGAAGTTATACCAGTCTTAATGACAGCAAGAGCAGTATTCCAGCAAGACCAGCTGGGTTTGCTGAGTCCTTCACATCTGCTGATGGTCGTTAA
- the LOC7490761 gene encoding probable serine/threonine-protein kinase PBL2 yields the protein MGNCVRKPVKCAHASSSNFPPSGATKPNGDAKQVSTSPSGESSFRSLNKSLIASKVDVSAHSNLKSFSFTDLKNATKNFRSETLLGEGGFGCVFKGWIDLNTFAPTKPGSGVIVAVKKLKPESCQGHKEWLTEVTYLGQLHHENLVKLIGYCSESDNRLLVYEFMPKGSLEQHLFRKGVQPITWTMRMNIAIDVARGLSFLHGLDANVIYRDLKASNVLLDSDYNAKLSDFGLARDGPTGDNTHVSTKVLGTRGYAAPEYVATGHLTPKSDVYSYGVVLLELLSGRRAMDEERGGFDDETLVDWAKPFLIDSRRVLRIMDTRLGGQYPKKAAQAAAALALQCLHTDPKNRPPMIDVLTTLEKLITSKDIPRTARPVKLDNHGIKPMNSSYRITKT from the exons ATGGGAAACTGTGTGAGGAAGCCTGTTAAGTGTGCTCATGCTTCTTCCAGTAATTTTCCTCCATCTG GAGCTACAAAGCCTAATGGTGATGCAAAGCAAGTTTCAACCTCTCCTAGCGGGGAATCATCATTTAGAAGCTTGAACAAATCTTTGATTGCATCCAAAGTTGATGTATCTGCACATAGCAATCTCAAGTCCTTTAGCTTTACTGATTTGAAGAATGCCACCAAGAACTTCCGTTCAGAAACTTTGCTCGGAGAGGGAGGTTTTGGGTGTGTTTTCAAAGGATGGATTGACTTGAACACATTTGCTCCAACCAAACCTGGAAGTGGAGTTATTGTTGCAGTCAAGAAGCTCAAGCCAGAAAGCTGTCAGGGTCACAAGGAGTGGCTT ACAGAAGTAACCTATCTCGGTCAGCTTCATCATGAAAATCTAGTGAAACTCATTGGGTATTGTTCCGAGTCTGATAATAGACTTCTAGTCTATGAATTTATGCCGAAGGGAAGTTTGGAGCAACATTTATTTAGAA AAGGTGTTCAGCCTATCACTTGGACTATGAGAATGAATATTGCAATTGATGTAGCAAGGGGGTTGTCCTTCTTGCATGGGTTGGATGCCAATGTAATCTATCGCGACTTGAAGGCATCCAATGTTCTACTTGATTCG gattATAATGCTAAGCTTTCAGATTTTGGCTTAGCAAGGGATGGCCCTACTGGAGATAACACACACGTGTCAACCAAGGTTTTGGGAACTCGGGGCTATGCTGCGCCGGAGTATGTAGCCACAG GTCATTTGACCCCGAAGAGTGACGTGTACAGCTATGGTGTTGTCTTGTTAGAGTTGCTATCAGGCCGAAGGGCAATGGATGAAGAGAGAGGCGGTTTTGACGACGAAACCCTGGTGGATTGGGCGAAGCCTTTCTTGATTGACAGTAGGCGAGTTTTGAGAATCATGGACACTAGACTGGGTGGACAGTACCCTAAGAAAGCAGCCCAAGCAGCGGCTGCACTCGCGTTACAGTGCCTGCACACAGATCCCAAGAACAGGCCACCCATGATTGATGTTCTAACAACTTTAGAAAAACTCATCACATCAAAGGACATCCCAAGAACAGCACGTCCAGTTAAGCTGGATAATCATGGGATCAAGCCTATGAACAGCTCTTACAGGATAACCAAAACATAA